A genome region from Coffea arabica cultivar ET-39 chromosome 7e, Coffea Arabica ET-39 HiFi, whole genome shotgun sequence includes the following:
- the LOC113701143 gene encoding S-adenosylmethionine carrier 1, chloroplastic/mitochondrial codes for MGPLTLALDAKNCSPSSHRSNGKIQNVQFNPKRFFASISTQEQKPFDFFRTLVDGVIAGGTAGVVVETALYPIDTIKTRLQAAQGGGKINLRGLYSGLTGNLAGVLPASAVFVGVYEPTKQKLLKLFPEKFSAVAHLTAGAIGGIAASLIRVPTEVVKQRMQTRQFASPPDAVRLIISKEGFRGLYAGYRSFLLRDLPFDAIQFCIYEQLRIGYKMAAKRDLNDPENAAIGAFAGALTGAITTPLDVIKTRLMVQGSTNQYRGVFDCVQAIVREEGPPALLKGFGPRVLWIGIGGSIFFGVLESAKRFLSQRHNTSDKSLDKKQE; via the exons ATAGATCCAATGGGAAAATTCAAAATGTCCAGTTCAATCCAAAGAGGTTTTTTGCATCAATAAGCACACAAGAACAGAAGCCATTTGATTTCTTTCGTACTTTAGTTG ATGGTGTTATAGCAGGAGGCACAGCAGGCGTTGTTGTTGAGACTGCGCTGTACCCTATTGATACTATAAAGACTCGGTTGCAG GCTGCTCAAGGAGGAGGAAAAATAAATCTTAGAGGCCTGTATTCTGGATTGACTGGTAACCTTGCTGGAGTCCTGCC GGCATCTGCTGTTTTTGTTGGTGTATATGAACCCACAAAGCAAAAATTGCTGAAGCTTTTCCCTGAAAAGTTCAGTGCAGTTGCTCATCTG ACAGCTGGGGCCATTGGAGGTATTGCAGCTTCTCTTATTCGTGTTCCAACAGAG GTTGTCAAGCAACGGATGCAGACTAGACAATTTGCTTCTCCACCTGATGCTGTTCGTTTAATCATTTCCAAGGAAGGTTTTAGAGGTCTTTATGCG GGATATAGATCATTTTTACTGAGAGATTTGCCATTTGATGCAATCCAGTTCTGCATCTATGAACAGCTTCGAATAGGCTACAAGATGGCA GCAAAGAGGGATTTGAATGATCCTGAGAATGCTGCAATTGGTGCTTTTGCTG gcGCCCTAACTGGAGCTATAACTACACCATTGGACGTGATCAAGACAAGGTTAATGGTCCAG GGATCAACAAACCAGTATCGAGGCGTATTTGATTGCGTGCAGGCTATAGTAAGAGAAGAAGGGCCTCCTGCTCTTTTAAAG GGCTTCGGGCCAAGAGTGTTGTGGATAGGCATTGGTGGTTCAATATTCTTTGGTGTTCTTGAGAGCGCGAAGCGTTTTCTATCCCAGAGGCATAACACTAGTGATAAATCTCTGGACAAAAAGCAGGAGTGA